One genomic window of Antricoccus suffuscus includes the following:
- a CDS encoding GNAT family N-acetyltransferase, whose amino-acid sequence MSDDPDTEVTAQTSPAADQPPAPIGKDTPNYPSDLEADVVASDGGTVHVRPIVPGDADKLEQMHARTSERTRYLRFFGPMPRIPARELKRFVTVDYHDRMAFVVFLGAELIAVGRYDRYAGKDDAEVAFLVEDGQQGRGLGPMLLEHLAAAARVNGIKRFTAEVLAENSRMVRTFIDAGYSPKRSYEEGVVHLEFPIEPTETSVEVLYAREQRAEARSLERLLTARSVAVIGASNDRGKIGHAVLRNLLEFGLAGPIYPVHPTSPHVSGVPAYPTVLDIPHDVDLAVLAVPADQVEGVVEQCGQKKVRGLVVISGGFGERDEDGRTKQQDLVETARAYGMRVVGPNCLGVVNTNVDVRLNATISPNVPPPGRVGFFCQSGALGVAILADAASRGLGMSTFVSAGNRADVSGNDLLQYWSTDDRTEVILLHLESFGNPRKFARLTRGIGRLKPIIAVKSGRHGAKPDLAARAAKMSDSVVQALFESSGVIRVDTLEQGFDLASLLAHQPLPQGIRVAAVGNSSALGVLVIDACQEQGLQVADGYPVDIGPEAGVEAFEEALQQAIDSDEVDAIVAVFVPPVVTDSTPYAEALGRLSATSTKPIATTFQGLSGVPKGLRLEGEHGELRRGSVPSYPTPERAVLALARAATYYRWRHHPTGSILEYAEAHRDVAREIIDQVLADHSGGRALSPEECRTILGAYGIVGDRSDPGNEGVPVSVGLVDDPSFGVLASFGLSGLATELFGDIAYRALPLTDSEIEELVKAPRAFPLLTGYRGAQPVKLEAVYDLIGRLVALAEDLPEVRSLTLDPVIATAEGVRVTRASLRVGPARSSNTPGPRRLAPAY is encoded by the coding sequence ATGAGTGACGACCCCGACACCGAAGTCACCGCGCAGACCTCGCCTGCCGCCGACCAACCCCCGGCGCCGATCGGCAAAGACACGCCGAACTACCCATCGGACCTGGAAGCGGATGTCGTCGCGTCCGACGGTGGGACGGTGCACGTGCGCCCGATTGTGCCGGGCGACGCGGACAAGCTCGAGCAGATGCACGCGCGGACCTCCGAACGCACCCGCTACCTCAGATTCTTCGGCCCCATGCCGCGCATTCCCGCGCGCGAACTAAAACGGTTCGTCACCGTCGACTATCACGACCGGATGGCGTTCGTGGTGTTCCTCGGCGCCGAACTGATCGCGGTCGGCCGCTACGACCGGTACGCCGGCAAAGACGACGCCGAGGTCGCCTTCCTCGTCGAGGATGGCCAACAGGGCCGTGGCCTCGGGCCGATGTTGCTCGAACATCTCGCCGCAGCAGCACGGGTCAACGGCATCAAGCGATTCACCGCAGAGGTGCTCGCCGAAAACAGTCGGATGGTGCGCACCTTCATCGACGCCGGTTACAGCCCGAAACGGTCCTATGAGGAAGGCGTCGTACACCTCGAGTTCCCGATCGAGCCCACCGAGACCTCGGTTGAGGTGCTGTATGCCCGCGAGCAGCGGGCCGAGGCCCGGTCCCTCGAACGGCTGCTGACCGCGCGATCGGTCGCGGTGATCGGAGCGAGCAACGACCGCGGCAAGATCGGCCACGCGGTCCTGCGCAACCTTCTGGAATTCGGCCTTGCCGGGCCGATCTACCCCGTGCACCCGACGTCGCCGCATGTCTCCGGTGTGCCGGCGTACCCGACCGTGCTTGATATCCCGCACGATGTCGACCTCGCCGTCCTCGCGGTGCCGGCCGACCAGGTCGAGGGGGTCGTCGAGCAATGCGGTCAGAAGAAGGTGCGCGGGCTGGTCGTGATCTCCGGTGGCTTCGGTGAACGCGACGAAGACGGTCGCACCAAGCAACAAGACCTGGTGGAAACGGCGCGCGCGTACGGCATGCGGGTCGTAGGCCCCAACTGCCTGGGCGTGGTCAACACCAACGTCGACGTCCGCCTCAACGCGACCATCTCACCCAACGTGCCGCCGCCGGGACGGGTCGGATTTTTCTGTCAGTCCGGCGCGCTCGGCGTCGCCATCCTCGCCGATGCGGCGAGCCGCGGACTGGGCATGTCGACCTTCGTCTCGGCCGGTAACCGAGCCGATGTCAGCGGCAACGACCTGCTCCAGTACTGGTCCACCGACGACCGGACCGAAGTCATCCTGTTGCATCTGGAGAGTTTCGGCAACCCGCGCAAGTTCGCCCGCCTGACCCGAGGAATCGGGCGGCTGAAACCGATCATCGCGGTCAAGAGTGGTCGGCACGGCGCCAAGCCAGACCTCGCGGCCCGCGCGGCGAAGATGAGTGACTCTGTCGTCCAGGCGCTGTTCGAGTCATCCGGCGTGATCCGGGTCGACACGCTAGAGCAGGGATTCGACCTGGCATCACTACTTGCGCATCAGCCGTTACCGCAAGGGATCCGGGTCGCGGCGGTCGGCAACTCCTCGGCGCTTGGTGTGCTGGTCATCGACGCCTGCCAAGAGCAAGGCCTCCAGGTCGCTGACGGATATCCAGTCGACATCGGCCCCGAGGCGGGCGTCGAGGCGTTCGAAGAAGCGCTGCAGCAGGCGATCGACAGCGACGAGGTTGACGCCATCGTCGCGGTGTTCGTGCCGCCGGTCGTCACCGACTCCACGCCGTACGCCGAGGCGCTGGGACGGTTGAGTGCCACCTCGACAAAGCCGATCGCTACGACGTTTCAGGGCCTCAGCGGCGTGCCCAAGGGACTGCGGCTAGAAGGCGAGCACGGCGAGCTGCGGCGCGGCTCGGTCCCGTCGTATCCGACTCCCGAGCGCGCGGTGCTCGCGCTGGCGAGGGCCGCGACGTACTACCGGTGGCGTCATCACCCGACCGGTTCGATACTTGAGTACGCCGAGGCGCATCGTGACGTCGCCCGCGAGATCATCGACCAGGTGCTCGCCGACCACTCGGGCGGGCGCGCCCTCAGCCCGGAGGAGTGCCGCACCATACTGGGCGCCTACGGCATCGTCGGCGACCGCAGCGACCCCGGAAACGAGGGCGTGCCGGTTTCGGTGGGGTTGGTCGACGACCCGTCCTTCGGCGTGCTGGCCAGCTTCGGACTCAGCGGCCTGGCGACCGAGCTGTTCGGCGACATCGCCTACCGGGCGTTGCCGTTAACGGACTCTGAGATCGAGGAGCTGGTCAAGGCGCCGCGCGCCTTTCCACTGCTGACCGGTTATCGCGGCGCACAACCGGTGAAGCTCGAGGCCGTGTACGACCTGATTGGGCGTCTTGTGGCGCTGGCCGAAGACCTACCCGAGGTGCGATCGCTGACGCTCGACCCGGTAATCGCGACTGCCGAAGGTGTGCGGGTGACGCGCGCTAGCCTGCGCGTCGGACCGGCTCGGTCGTCGAATACCCCAGGCCCACGTCGGCTGGCCCCCGCCTACTGA
- the sigB gene encoding RNA polymerase sigma factor SigB, translated as MTVTLTATPGNSTEPGATDWDKAAAGESAPSTDLVRVYLTSIGKIKLLTAEQEVDLARRIEAGLYAERLLGDPDKKFSPAKRRNLRAVVVDGQGAKSHLLEANLRLVVSVAKRYTGHGLAFLDLIQEGNLGLVRAVEKFDYAKGFKFSTYATWWIRQAISRAMADSGRSVRLPVHLAEQVNKVVRTRRRMHQEMGQEPTIDDIASELDLKPSKVAELLEHSRDVLSLDQTVGTDEDAALGDFIEDTDTPAADEAISFDMMRSDVRKVVADLDERERALVSRRFGLDGQKPFTLEQIGREFGMSRERVRQIERQTMAKLRLPERSEGLRDYLS; from the coding sequence ATGACTGTCACATTGACTGCCACACCGGGCAACTCCACTGAGCCCGGCGCGACCGACTGGGACAAAGCCGCAGCCGGCGAATCGGCGCCTTCAACAGACCTTGTTCGCGTCTATCTTACGTCGATCGGCAAGATTAAGTTGCTGACGGCCGAACAAGAAGTGGACCTTGCCCGACGCATCGAGGCGGGGCTCTACGCCGAGCGGCTCCTCGGCGACCCGGACAAGAAGTTCTCACCTGCAAAACGTCGCAACCTGCGCGCCGTCGTCGTCGATGGGCAGGGCGCCAAGTCGCACCTGCTTGAGGCCAACTTGCGACTGGTCGTATCGGTCGCCAAGCGTTACACCGGTCATGGTCTCGCCTTCCTCGACCTGATCCAAGAGGGCAACCTCGGCCTGGTCCGCGCGGTCGAGAAGTTCGACTACGCCAAGGGCTTCAAGTTCTCGACGTACGCCACCTGGTGGATTCGTCAGGCGATCTCCCGCGCGATGGCCGATTCAGGTCGTTCGGTGCGGCTGCCCGTGCACTTGGCCGAGCAGGTCAACAAAGTTGTGCGGACCCGTCGCCGGATGCACCAGGAGATGGGCCAGGAGCCGACGATCGACGACATCGCCTCCGAGCTCGACCTCAAGCCGTCCAAAGTTGCCGAGCTACTCGAGCATTCCCGCGACGTCTTGAGCCTCGATCAGACCGTCGGTACCGACGAGGACGCGGCGCTCGGAGACTTCATCGAAGACACCGATACGCCGGCGGCGGACGAGGCGATCAGTTTCGACATGATGCGCAGCGATGTACGTAAGGTTGTCGCTGATCTCGACGAACGCGAGCGCGCACTGGTCTCTCGCCGGTTCGGGCTTGACGGTCAGAAGCCGTTCACCCTGGAGCAGATCGGGCGCGAGTTCGGGATGTCCCGGGAGCGAGTCCGTCAGATCGAGCGTCAGACGATGGCTAAGTTGCGACTGCCCGAACGTTCAGAAGGCCTCCGCGACTACCTGTCCTGA
- the trpS gene encoding tryptophan--tRNA ligase, with product MHPTRTGTRPIPQTPAPTRTLSGITPSGSLTLGNYLGALRRFVDGQDSTSGSRDSYYFIADLHALTMPHDPQQQRELTLETAALYFAAGLDPSRCAVFVQSQVRAHVELSYLLESTAYVGELSRMIQFKEKGGRPRTRASLFTYPCLMAADILLYDTHVVPVGSDQSQHVELARDVAARFNQAYGETFVIPRFVPPASAARLGDLADPARKMSKSAPPSATGVIRMLDTPDVIARKIGKAVTDSGNEVHYDPAAKPGVSNLLDITAALVGTTPESVAEQCPSYGVLKRACTEAVVATLEPIRHRYAELVADRSSLLATLADGANQASAQADLVVRRAKHAMGLLC from the coding sequence ATGCATCCCACCCGAACCGGCACCAGGCCTATCCCTCAGACTCCGGCGCCCACTCGCACGTTGTCCGGGATCACGCCAAGCGGCTCACTCACCCTCGGCAACTACCTGGGCGCGCTACGCCGCTTTGTCGACGGCCAAGACTCCACGTCGGGCAGCCGCGACAGCTACTACTTCATCGCCGATCTGCACGCCCTGACGATGCCGCATGACCCGCAACAGCAACGTGAGCTGACGCTCGAGACAGCCGCGCTGTACTTCGCCGCAGGGCTCGATCCATCACGCTGTGCGGTCTTCGTGCAGTCACAGGTGCGCGCGCACGTCGAGCTCTCTTACCTTCTCGAGTCCACGGCGTACGTCGGCGAACTGTCGCGGATGATCCAGTTCAAGGAGAAGGGCGGTCGTCCGCGGACACGAGCGAGCCTGTTCACGTATCCGTGTCTCATGGCCGCAGACATCCTGCTGTACGACACACATGTCGTACCGGTCGGCAGCGACCAGAGCCAGCATGTCGAGCTGGCGCGCGATGTCGCGGCGCGGTTCAATCAGGCGTACGGCGAGACGTTCGTCATTCCGCGCTTCGTCCCACCGGCCTCGGCGGCCAGGTTGGGCGACCTTGCCGACCCGGCGCGCAAGATGAGCAAGTCGGCGCCGCCCAGCGCCACGGGGGTAATCAGGATGCTGGACACGCCCGACGTGATCGCTCGCAAGATCGGCAAGGCCGTCACCGACTCGGGCAACGAAGTGCACTACGACCCGGCCGCCAAACCCGGTGTCTCTAACCTGCTCGACATCACCGCCGCGCTCGTCGGTACGACGCCTGAGTCCGTCGCCGAGCAGTGTCCGTCGTACGGCGTGCTCAAGCGGGCCTGCACCGAGGCCGTCGTCGCGACCCTCGAACCGATCCGGCACCGGTACGCCGAGTTGGTGGCCGATCGCTCGTCCCTGCTGGCCACGCTCGCGGACGGCGCGAATCAGGCGAGTGCACAGGCCGACCTCGTCGTACGCCGCGCGAAACACGCGATGGGGTTGTTGTGTTGA
- a CDS encoding DUF2461 domain-containing protein: MSQFTGFNVAALDFYEDLEADNSKTFWDAHKAVYDEHVRAPVVALLSGLEEEFGAAKIFRPYRDVRFSKDKTPYKTQQGAFVAKGASTGWYLQIDPSGFRTGAGFYRAEADALARYRRAVVDERHGKALQKILARLTKAGWTTGGDTLKTVPRGFDADHPRIELLRHKSLTVGKTYGFEPIIHTPKLADAVRADWRQTRPLVEWVAEHATGEQA; the protein is encoded by the coding sequence ATGTCGCAATTCACCGGATTCAATGTCGCCGCGCTCGACTTCTACGAAGACCTCGAGGCGGACAATTCAAAGACCTTCTGGGATGCGCATAAGGCCGTGTACGACGAGCACGTGCGCGCCCCGGTCGTGGCGCTGTTGTCGGGTCTGGAGGAGGAGTTCGGGGCGGCCAAGATCTTTCGGCCGTATCGCGACGTGCGGTTCTCCAAGGACAAGACGCCGTACAAGACGCAGCAGGGCGCATTCGTCGCCAAAGGCGCCTCGACCGGGTGGTATCTGCAGATCGACCCTTCGGGATTTCGTACCGGCGCCGGTTTCTACCGCGCCGAGGCCGACGCGCTGGCCCGTTACCGCCGCGCGGTCGTCGATGAGCGACACGGGAAGGCGCTGCAGAAAATTCTGGCACGGCTCACCAAGGCCGGTTGGACAACAGGCGGAGACACACTGAAGACTGTGCCGCGCGGGTTCGACGCCGACCATCCGCGCATCGAGTTACTGCGCCACAAGTCACTGACGGTCGGCAAGACTTACGGATTCGAACCGATCATCCATACGCCGAAACTCGCCGATGCGGTGCGCGCCGACTGGCGGCAGACCCGGCCACTGGTGGAATGGGTCGCCGAGCACGCGACGGGCGAGCAGGCCTAA
- a CDS encoding methyltransferase: protein MDQSPQHAASVLTKWDPGMPDLGSDRRRLGTELSAALAVAGREPVTARTCWQLFTQGDPVRYADVCAALGEDVTDLARRRGLLTPIDDAEFVRSTACIAQVELPNLTAWVASDFGWQDLEPAYVGGPGNAALTLAKAMVPSPGAGLGVDMGTGSGALAVMLAGGFDDVIVTDVNPRALAYAELTAALNELQWQCRLGSFTAALPLNPEPTYIVSNPPFVLGNPDHTNQFRDALDGARQPFRLVEELSQVLADGGVGQFLANWAYLAGEDDPVNSLLTHATDHDCDIVVIERAMVDLPTYVDLWTEERGGRHRAWVDRLAEAGVRAIGTGIVTVRRRRSGDPFFAVQRHTEESTATFGASLGRWLDRLRLTDSAAGLTEEVVLKAAPYVVEPDGQFTFVRVDDELGLRLLTDDHGLESEVLPILQQCHTPRAVADIAVSKLSRAEIIEAVEWYVEVGLLEPVASAR from the coding sequence ATGGATCAATCTCCCCAACACGCCGCGTCCGTATTGACGAAATGGGATCCGGGGATGCCGGATCTCGGCAGTGACCGTCGCCGCCTCGGCACCGAGCTCAGCGCCGCCCTTGCTGTGGCCGGGCGCGAACCGGTCACGGCACGCACGTGTTGGCAGCTGTTCACGCAGGGCGACCCGGTGCGTTACGCCGATGTGTGTGCCGCGCTCGGCGAGGACGTCACCGACCTGGCACGGCGCCGCGGGCTGTTGACGCCGATCGATGACGCCGAATTCGTCCGGTCGACGGCCTGCATCGCGCAAGTCGAACTGCCGAACCTGACGGCCTGGGTGGCCTCCGACTTCGGCTGGCAGGACCTCGAACCGGCGTACGTCGGCGGCCCCGGCAACGCCGCGCTCACGCTCGCTAAGGCAATGGTTCCGTCGCCCGGGGCCGGGCTGGGCGTGGACATGGGCACCGGATCGGGCGCGCTCGCGGTCATGCTTGCCGGCGGTTTCGACGATGTGATTGTCACCGACGTCAACCCACGCGCGCTGGCGTACGCCGAACTGACCGCCGCGCTCAATGAGCTCCAGTGGCAATGCCGGCTCGGCAGCTTCACCGCCGCGCTCCCGTTGAACCCGGAACCGACGTACATCGTGTCCAATCCCCCGTTCGTGCTGGGCAACCCCGACCACACCAATCAGTTTCGGGACGCGCTCGACGGCGCGCGACAGCCCTTCCGACTCGTCGAAGAACTCAGTCAGGTGCTCGCCGACGGCGGCGTCGGTCAGTTCCTCGCCAACTGGGCCTATCTCGCAGGCGAGGACGACCCAGTCAATTCCCTTCTCACCCATGCCACCGACCACGACTGCGACATCGTGGTCATCGAGCGCGCAATGGTGGACCTGCCGACGTACGTCGACCTCTGGACCGAGGAACGCGGTGGTCGACATCGCGCCTGGGTCGATCGTCTCGCCGAGGCCGGAGTGCGCGCGATCGGCACCGGGATCGTGACCGTACGCCGCAGGCGTTCGGGCGATCCCTTCTTTGCCGTGCAGCGGCATACGGAGGAATCCACCGCCACTTTTGGCGCGAGTCTCGGCCGTTGGCTCGATCGGCTCCGGCTTACCGACTCTGCCGCCGGGCTCACCGAAGAGGTAGTGCTGAAGGCCGCGCCGTACGTCGTCGAACCGGACGGCCAATTCACGTTTGTGCGCGTGGATGACGAGCTAGGCCTGCGCCTGCTCACCGATGATCACGGCCTGGAGTCGGAGGTGCTGCCCATCCTGCAGCAGTGCCACACTCCCCGAGCGGTCGCCGACATCGCCGTTTCGAAGCTGAGCCGCGCCGAGATCATCGAGGCGGTGGAGTGGTACGTCGAGGTCGGGCTCCTTGAGCCGGTCGCGAGTGCGCGGTAG
- a CDS encoding DUF3099 domain-containing protein — protein sequence MKRRHQATLVTGAALSRDEELRSRKKRYVITMVMRIVLLVAAALLVKWSLWVALAVMVVGVFLPWVAVVMANDGPPKNSKKFRAMHPTTTNRQLESPGGAEPPHKMIDGDVDGVPDHNEEDQ from the coding sequence ATGAAGCGGCGACACCAAGCGACTCTTGTGACCGGGGCTGCCCTCAGTCGAGACGAGGAGCTCAGGTCACGCAAAAAACGTTACGTCATCACGATGGTGATGCGTATCGTGCTGCTGGTCGCCGCGGCGTTGCTTGTCAAGTGGAGCCTTTGGGTGGCCTTGGCAGTCATGGTTGTCGGTGTTTTCTTGCCGTGGGTCGCGGTGGTCATGGCCAACGACGGCCCGCCAAAGAATTCGAAGAAGTTCCGCGCCATGCACCCGACAACGACGAACCGCCAGCTAGAGTCGCCGGGCGGCGCCGAACCGCCACATAAGATGATCGACGGGGACGTTGACGGCGTACCGGACCATAACGAGGAGGATCAGTGA
- a CDS encoding DUF3039 domain-containing protein, which translates to MSTETLDRIKERPDLQDTDSSNDNEVFHYVRKQKIAESAVMGNMVVALCGEVFPVTKTAKPGSPVCKDCKEIYNNLPKGKD; encoded by the coding sequence GTGAGCACAGAGACCCTGGATCGGATCAAGGAACGCCCGGACCTTCAGGACACCGATTCCTCGAATGACAACGAGGTCTTCCATTACGTGCGCAAGCAGAAGATCGCCGAAAGCGCCGTCATGGGAAACATGGTGGTCGCGCTCTGCGGCGAAGTCTTCCCGGTCACGAAGACAGCCAAGCCAGGCTCGCCGGTGTGCAAGGACTGCAAAGAGATCTACAACAATCTGCCCAAGGGCAAGGACTAG
- a CDS encoding DEAD/DEAH box helicase translates to MTGETTSTQTRSLRKWQRRALSRYLLNKTDDFMLVATPGAGKTTFALTAAVELMTAGTIDQIIIVTPTDHLKAQWAGVAANHQIRIDPKFSTTTGRVAGDYHGFATTYAGVATAPDVFKMRVMAKKTLVILDEVHHAGDAKSWGDSVRRAFTPAVKRLALTGTPFRSDDSPIPFATYEPVGDGTSRSVADYNYGYSEALSDGVVRPVIFMAYSGEARWRTRAGDEVTMRLGDVALAEQTQRAWHTALDAEGDWIASVLRAADKRLMQLRIGGVPDAGGLVIASDQSDARAYAELLEHITGQKPTVVLSDDRGSSARIAKFSSSTDPWIVAVRMVSEGVDIPRLGVLVYATNVGTPMFFAQAVGRVIRARRSRETATVFLPSIMRLRALASEMEAERDHVLGAPKHNDEWDELGQVEQQPGEKDETEEGAFEKLGASADFDDVIFDGATWGSQADEDDEQEFLGIPGLLEPEQVTTLLRQRQEKQVSRASAPKAEPGPRRDLAHHEIVTNLRKELNSLVSLRFQRTGQKHAITHAEARRVCGGPPTSVANAEQLRARIDYLRKNRS, encoded by the coding sequence GTGACTGGTGAAACTACAAGCACGCAGACGCGTAGCTTGCGCAAATGGCAACGCCGCGCCCTGTCGCGGTACCTTCTCAACAAAACCGATGACTTCATGCTCGTCGCCACTCCCGGTGCGGGCAAGACCACGTTCGCGCTGACCGCTGCCGTCGAGCTCATGACAGCCGGCACGATCGACCAGATCATCATCGTGACCCCGACTGACCACTTGAAGGCGCAGTGGGCCGGTGTCGCGGCAAACCATCAGATCCGGATCGACCCGAAGTTTTCCACCACGACCGGACGAGTGGCGGGTGACTACCACGGATTCGCCACGACGTACGCCGGGGTCGCGACCGCTCCAGACGTGTTCAAGATGCGGGTCATGGCCAAGAAGACACTGGTCATTCTCGACGAGGTTCATCACGCGGGGGACGCAAAGTCTTGGGGCGACTCGGTTCGGCGCGCATTTACGCCGGCCGTTAAGCGTCTCGCCCTCACCGGGACACCGTTCCGCTCCGACGACAGCCCGATCCCGTTTGCGACGTACGAACCGGTCGGCGACGGCACCTCGCGGTCCGTCGCGGACTACAACTACGGCTACTCCGAGGCGCTCAGCGACGGCGTCGTACGCCCAGTGATCTTCATGGCCTACTCCGGAGAAGCCCGATGGCGCACGCGAGCGGGCGACGAGGTCACGATGCGGCTGGGCGACGTCGCCCTGGCCGAACAGACTCAACGCGCCTGGCACACCGCGTTGGACGCCGAGGGCGACTGGATCGCCTCGGTGCTGCGGGCGGCGGACAAGCGGCTGATGCAGCTGCGGATCGGCGGCGTACCGGACGCCGGCGGCCTGGTTATCGCCAGCGACCAGTCGGACGCGCGGGCGTACGCCGAACTGCTTGAGCACATCACCGGTCAGAAGCCGACCGTCGTACTGTCCGACGATCGTGGCTCCAGCGCACGGATTGCGAAGTTTAGCTCCTCGACGGACCCATGGATCGTCGCCGTACGGATGGTGAGCGAGGGAGTCGACATCCCGCGCCTCGGCGTACTGGTCTACGCGACCAATGTAGGTACGCCGATGTTCTTCGCTCAGGCTGTGGGCCGCGTGATCCGGGCTCGTCGATCGCGGGAGACCGCGACCGTGTTCCTGCCATCGATCATGAGGCTGCGGGCGCTCGCCAGCGAGATGGAGGCCGAGCGTGACCACGTGCTCGGTGCGCCCAAGCACAACGACGAGTGGGATGAGCTCGGTCAGGTCGAGCAGCAGCCGGGGGAGAAGGACGAGACCGAAGAAGGTGCGTTTGAGAAGCTCGGCGCGTCTGCCGACTTCGACGATGTCATTTTCGATGGAGCGACCTGGGGTTCACAGGCCGACGAAGACGACGAGCAGGAGTTTCTGGGCATACCAGGGCTGCTCGAACCCGAGCAGGTGACCACGCTGCTGCGCCAGCGACAGGAGAAGCAGGTCAGCCGGGCGTCGGCGCCGAAGGCCGAACCGGGGCCGCGCCGCGACCTTGCGCATCACGAGATCGTGACCAACCTGCGCAAAGAACTCAACTCGCTTGTGTCCCTACGGTTTCAGCGCACCGGACAGAAACACGCGATCACGCACGCCGAAGCCCGGCGAGTCTGCGGCGGTCCGCCGACCTCGGTCGCGAACGCGGAGCAGTTGCGTGCGCGCATCGACTACCTGCGCAAGAACCGTAGCTAG
- a CDS encoding DUF7455 domain-containing protein encodes MNATSPAATAVATDQASALTAEDRCDRCGARAVTRAVLANGLDLLFCGHHLREYEDAIKAKDITLIS; translated from the coding sequence ATGAACGCGACCTCTCCAGCCGCCACGGCGGTCGCCACCGACCAGGCCAGCGCACTTACGGCCGAGGATCGCTGTGATCGGTGCGGTGCACGCGCAGTGACCCGCGCCGTACTCGCCAATGGGCTCGATCTGCTGTTCTGCGGACATCATCTCCGCGAATACGAAGACGCAATCAAGGCCAAGGACATCACACTGATCAGCTAG
- a CDS encoding EamA family transporter, with product MEFIGPVAIAALGSRTVRDLGGLLLAVLGIVLLGDVRWDGHALGVVFAIGAGVLWAGYIVLGKIVADGKQGIDGLAVGLCGAALVTSPMALTTGPVWHSPNLLLFAIAVGVLSSALPYALDQVVLVRMGRDGFALLLAILPATAAAIGVVVLRQIPTPVEVVGIALVIVAVWVSQSRWRANATRGRGSGR from the coding sequence ATGGAGTTCATTGGGCCAGTTGCGATCGCCGCGCTCGGATCGCGCACCGTGCGCGATCTCGGCGGACTGTTGCTCGCTGTGCTTGGCATCGTGCTGCTTGGCGACGTCCGGTGGGACGGCCATGCGCTCGGAGTCGTATTTGCGATCGGTGCGGGCGTGCTGTGGGCCGGTTATATCGTGCTCGGCAAGATCGTTGCCGACGGAAAGCAGGGGATCGACGGGCTGGCAGTCGGCCTGTGCGGTGCGGCGCTGGTGACCTCGCCGATGGCTTTGACCACGGGTCCGGTATGGCACTCGCCCAACTTGCTACTGTTCGCGATCGCCGTCGGCGTACTGTCCAGTGCCTTGCCGTATGCGCTCGATCAAGTGGTGCTTGTGAGGATGGGACGAGACGGATTCGCGTTGCTGCTCGCGATCTTGCCCGCAACTGCAGCAGCCATCGGGGTCGTCGTACTACGACAGATCCCGACGCCGGTTGAGGTCGTCGGGATCGCCTTGGTGATTGTCGCGGTATGGGTGTCCCAGTCGCGGTGGAGAGCGAACGCTACCCGCGGACGAGGCTCGGGCCGCTAG